The following are from one region of the Candidatus Poribacteria bacterium genome:
- a CDS encoding YjbQ family protein: MQQRIEELGFPTNGQGLYDLTASVVEWVARQGIDRGLLTVYIRHTSASLLIQENADHEVTRDLNDFFSRLVPQDNRLYRHTYEGVDDMPAHIRAALTQTHLSIPVMGGKPSLGTWQAVFLFEHRGAPNERKVVLHLLGE; this comes from the coding sequence ATGCAACAGCGCATCGAGGAGCTCGGATTCCCGACGAACGGTCAGGGGCTGTACGACCTCACGGCATCGGTCGTCGAGTGGGTCGCCCGCCAGGGTATCGACAGAGGCTTGCTGACCGTCTACATCCGCCACACGTCGGCGTCGCTCCTGATTCAAGAGAACGCGGATCACGAGGTCACACGCGACCTGAACGACTTCTTCAGCCGTCTCGTGCCACAGGACAACCGACTGTACCGCCATACCTACGAAGGCGTCGACGACATGCCTGCGCACATCCGCGCGGCGTTGACTCAAACGCACCTGTCGATTCCGGTGATGGGCGGCAAGCCCTCCCTCGGCACGTGGCAGGCGGTGTTCCTGTTCGAGCATCGAGGCGCTCCCAACGAGCGCAAGGTCGTCCTCCATCTACTCGGAGAGTAG